Proteins from a genomic interval of Zingiber officinale cultivar Zhangliang chromosome 1B, Zo_v1.1, whole genome shotgun sequence:
- the LOC122044941 gene encoding disease resistance protein RPP8-like, translating to MASTVVNLVLEKLGELASSEVSGLLNVGAEIKSLTETLALIQSFLRDADQKPRYEQSNCLQEWMRQIRNSVFEMEDLVDEYAMLLGRASAAGCWKSRLRRIAAFPSRILDHSPSAREAPAGHPSSSWLTLFELEEDIVGFDEDMKGIKRQLFDIGSTTRVVLSVVGPGGLGKTTLANKIYKSADVKNYFQCKAWVSVSQKYELKELLCTIVKKVFDFKDEQVKGMEELEMKEKLSEHLRDRRYLVVMDDIWEVAAWNAIKAAFPKESAGSRVLLTTRKMNVANVADVPPHELKFWNVEESWNLFCRKAFRTTCCPPEFERFKEDIFKKTKGLPLAIVVLGGVLRGTSQASNWRKKMEHISREFREGEDQIQRILALSYHDLPHHLKPCFLYFAAFPEDYSIWAERLIHLWIAEGFIQTNDKVDQTMEDLAEAYLNDLTERSMLQIERGRMYYSHEIRIHDLLLDLARHEARELNFFRSIDDIGDDPRSLRRLSVTENVNDHISLNCSTTKLRSLVTCRNEGFKRMLAVAIPGAKFLRVLDLQELPIEHLPKEIGDLILLRYLNLERSNLKELPSSIGNLIHLQTFNIYGTKIQHLPDAFWKIRTLRHVFLTEENMSMPKAASYCLEDIRTLENISIGPWVCDGALEKLRNIRALYLKSISISDEDALANAVQNLFRLEKLGLVGESLPMSVLTSSCYHHIQFLYLCGPLVRPARIHIEAENSMIFSNLISLFISETRLEKDEDIAMLASLANLQILRLRFGAFVGRVLVFPKGGSLSLQEIELYRLRTLEQWEVGDGAMPFLRELRLWNCKNMRMLPEGLARLTELNQIYLRGMKMIERRVNKDTGEDYHKIKHIPCIEIN from the exons ATGGCATCTACGGTGGTGAACTTGGTGCTGGAGAAGCTGGGCGAGCTTGCTTCCAGCGAGGTTTCCGGCCTCCTCAACGTGGGTGCAGAGATCAAGTCGCTGACGGAAACACTGGCACTGATTCAATCCTTTCTCAGGGATGCCGACCAGAAGCCCAGATACGAGCAAAGCAACTGTTTGCAGGAGTGGATGAGGCAGATCCGGAACTCGGTGTTCGAGATGGAGGACCTGGTGGACGAATACGCGATGCTGCTAGGCCGCGCTTCAGCCGCTGGATGCTGGAAGAGCCGTCTCCGACGGATTGCCGCCTTCCCCTCCCGGATCCTCGATCACTCGCCATCTGCTCGCGAGGCGCCTGCGGGACATCCAT CATCTTCATGGTTAACTTT ATTTGAACTAGAAGAAGACATTGTCGGTTTTGACGAAGACATGAAAGGCATCAAAAGGCAACTGTTTGACATTGGTTCAACAACTCGCGTTGTCCTCTCGGTTGTTGGTCCTGGTGGTTTGGGCAAAACAACGCTGGCTAATAAGATCTACAAGAGCGCAGATGTCAAAAACTATTTCCAGTGCAAGGCATGGGTGTCCGTGTCACAGAAGTATGAGCTCAAAGAACTCTTGTGCACCATTGTCAAGAAAGTGTTCGACTTCAAGGATGAGCAAGTTAAAGGTATGGAAGAACTAGAGATGAAGGAAAAGTTGTCGGAGCACTTGCGCGACAGAAGGTATCTAGTCGTGATGGATGATATTTGGGAGGTGGCAGCTTGGAACGCCATTAAAGCAGCTTTCCCAAAAGAATCGGCAGGATCCAGAGTGCTGCTGACCACGCGCAAGATGAATGTTGCAAACGTTGCAGATGTTCCTCCACACGAGCTAAAATTTTGGAATGTCGAAGAGAGCTGGAATTTGTTCTGCAGGAAAGCTTTCCGCACGACATGCTGCCCACCAGAGTTTGAGCGATTCAAGGAAGATATCTTCAAAAAAACTAAAGGGCTGCCTCTTGCCATTGTGGTACTCGGAGGAGTTTTGAGAGGTACAAGTCAAGCTAGTAACTGGAGGAAAAAGATGGAACATATTTCTCGTGAATTCAGAGAAGGagaagaccaaatccaaagaatATTAGCTCTCAGCTACCATGATCTTCCGCATCATTTGAAGCCTTGCTTCCTCTATTTTGCAGCCTTTCCTGAGGACTATAGCATTTGGGCAGAGAGGTTAATACATTTATGGATCGCTGAGGGTTTCATACAAACGAATGACAAAGTGGATCAAACAATGGAGGACCTCGCGGAGGCATATTTGAATGATTTGACCGAGAGGTCCATGTTACAAATAGAAAGGGGTCGGATGTATTATAGCCACGAAATTCGCATTCATGATCTTCTTCTTGATCTAGCACGTCATGAAGCTCGTGAGCTTAACTTCTTCAGGTCCATTGATGACATAGGTGACGATCCAAGATCTTTACGGCGTCTCAGTGTCACTGAAAATGTCAACGACCATATCTCATTGAACTGTTCTACCACTAAACTACGGTCACTTGTAACTTGTCGGAATGAAGGTTTTAAGAGAATGCTGGCAGTTGCCATCCCTGGAGCGAAGTTTCTCAGGGTCTTGGATTTGCAGGAACTACCCATTGAACACTTACCAAAGGAGATTGGGGACTTGATCCTGTTAAGGTATCTAAATTTGGAACGATCAAACCTGAAGGAGCTGCCTTCATCTATTGGAAACCTCATCCATTTGCAGACTTTCAATATATACGGTACTAAGATTCAACATTTGCCGGATGCATTTTGGAAAATCCGAACACTGAGACATGTATTCCTCACTGAAGAGAATATGAGCATGCCTAAAGCGGCATCCTACTGCTTGGAAGACATTCGGACACTTGAGAATATTTCAATTGGTCCATGGGTATGTGATGGTGCACTGGAGAAGCTGAGAAATATTCGAGCATTgtatttgaaaagcatttcaatCTCTGACGAGGATGCTTTAGCCAATGCAGTCCAGAATCTTTTCCGACTCGAGAAATTGGGTTTGGTTGGAGAATCGTTGCCGATGAGCGTCCTAACTTCATCTTGCTACCATCATATTCAATTTCTGTATTTGTGTGGACCTTTGGTAAGGCCTGCAAGGATTCACATAGAGGCAGAAAATTCCATGATATTTTCCAACCTGATCTCTCTCTTTATTAGTGAAACAAGGTTGGAAAAGGATGAAGATATTGCAATGCTCGCATCTCTCGCAAACCTTCAGATTCTTCGATTACGTTTTGGTGCATTTGTAGGAAGAGTTTTGGTGTTTCCAAAGGGAGGATCTCTTAGTCTCCAAGAGATCGAACTGTATAGATTGAGAACCTTGGAGCAGTGGGAAGTGGGAGACGGAGCAATGCCTTTCCTTCGGGAACTAAGACTGTGGAACTGCAAAAATATGAGAATGCTACCAGAGGGACTTGCAAGATTGACTGAGCTCAATCAAATTTACCTAAGAGGAATGAAAATGATAGAGAGAAGGGTTAACAAGGATACTGGAGAAGATTATCACAAGATCAAGCATATTCCTTGCATTGAAATAAATTGA